A single window of Chitinophagales bacterium DNA harbors:
- a CDS encoding parallel beta-helix domain-containing protein produces the protein MYNYKQLLLLFTILGLLIVSSCDKDDDNPEDDKTLKIEAGATADVDAVAAFINVEDGGTIEFGEGTFTIDQALIMSDKNNVLIKGQGRAKTILDFSGQNSGGESIKISDGTNITLCGFTLQNGVSDAIKTQSIDGIRFSDISTTWVGDVLQNNGNYGIYPVLCNNVEIEGCYARGASDAGIYVGQSTNIVVKNNTMEENVAGVEIENCINADVHDNNIQNNSAGILVYDLGNITSIRNGSKCRVFDNNILNNNHQNYAPNPNGLIGRLPVGSGIVLLATDSVEVFGNNLVSNNLASISMASYEFTGEEFDPSTGYNPRLRYINIHDNIIMRDNTFPTTLNQAAQEIQFILSFFAADIPEIVYDGISGAGSTADQNFRIVNNGNINMVNFNLQTDPNGTSPTPVDMTQFEGTAALTLDGVTLPALLECN, from the coding sequence ATGTACAACTACAAACAATTATTGTTATTATTCACCATTTTAGGTTTACTCATTGTTTCTTCTTGTGACAAAGATGACGACAATCCAGAGGACGACAAAACATTGAAGATTGAAGCAGGTGCAACAGCAGATGTAGATGCCGTTGCAGCTTTTATCAACGTAGAAGACGGCGGAACGATTGAGTTTGGTGAAGGTACTTTTACCATCGATCAAGCACTCATTATGTCTGACAAAAACAATGTATTGATCAAAGGTCAAGGCAGAGCTAAAACCATTTTGGATTTTTCAGGACAAAATTCGGGTGGAGAAAGTATAAAAATTTCGGATGGTACAAACATTACTCTATGTGGCTTTACCCTTCAAAATGGCGTTTCAGATGCCATCAAAACCCAAAGCATTGACGGAATTCGTTTCTCTGATATTTCGACTACATGGGTAGGTGATGTCCTTCAAAACAATGGAAACTACGGTATTTACCCCGTTCTTTGTAACAACGTAGAAATTGAAGGATGTTATGCTCGTGGCGCATCAGATGCAGGTATTTATGTCGGTCAATCTACCAACATTGTGGTGAAAAACAACACGATGGAAGAAAATGTGGCGGGAGTAGAAATTGAAAACTGCATCAATGCCGATGTACACGACAACAACATTCAGAACAACAGTGCAGGGATATTGGTATATGATTTGGGCAACATCACTTCTATCCGCAATGGTAGCAAATGCCGAGTTTTTGACAACAACATCTTGAACAACAACCACCAAAACTATGCTCCCAATCCAAACGGTCTGATTGGAAGATTGCCAGTTGGTTCAGGCATTGTATTGTTGGCCACGGATTCTGTTGAAGTATTTGGCAACAACTTGGTAAGCAATAATTTGGCATCTATTTCTATGGCAAGTTATGAGTTTACAGGTGAAGAATTTGACCCTTCAACAGGTTACAACCCACGCCTTCGTTATATAAACATTCACGACAACATCATAATGAGAGACAATACCTTCCCTACAACACTCAATCAAGCAGCCCAAGAGATTCAGTTTATCTTGTCCTTTTTTGCTGCCGACATTCCAGAAATCGTCTATGATGGAATCTCAGGTGCAGGTAGTACCGCCGACCAAAACTTTAGAATCGTAAACAATGGGAATATCAACATGGTCAACTTCAATCTGCAGACAGACCCCAATGGAACAAGTCCAACACCTGTGGACATGACTCAATTTGAAGGAACTGCTGCACTTACCTTAGATGGAGTGACCTTGCCTGCTCTTTTGGAGTGTAACTAA
- a CDS encoding acyl-CoA thioesterase — protein MEYKHIQESQITMTQLMLPSHSNFSGKIHGGYILNIMDQVAFACASKHSGYYCVTASVNKVDFLNPIEVGELVIFKASVNYTGRTSMVVGLRVESENIQTGVVKHCNSSYFTMVAKDKEGKSVPVPGLVLDTEDSIRRFVRSIKRQEQAKIRVKSFTPEEFKLEEYLELIGQQNAMFALKNPSNSSFSSTSNPAKPPN, from the coding sequence ATGGAGTACAAACATATACAAGAATCTCAAATAACGATGACGCAATTGATGTTGCCCTCTCACTCCAATTTTAGCGGAAAAATTCACGGTGGGTATATTCTAAACATCATGGATCAAGTGGCTTTTGCCTGTGCTTCCAAACATTCAGGATATTATTGTGTAACAGCATCGGTGAATAAAGTAGATTTTCTGAACCCCATTGAAGTAGGAGAATTGGTGATATTCAAAGCATCGGTCAATTATACTGGACGCACCTCTATGGTCGTGGGCCTACGGGTAGAATCTGAAAACATCCAAACAGGCGTGGTCAAACATTGCAATTCTTCCTACTTTACGATGGTTGCCAAAGACAAGGAAGGTAAAAGCGTGCCTGTTCCTGGGCTTGTGTTGGATACAGAAGACAGCATTAGGCGTTTTGTGAGGAGTATCAAGCGGCAGGAACAAGCTAAAATACGTGTTAAAAGTTTTACTCCCGAGGAGTTTAAATTAGAAGAATATCTTGAGTTGATTGGACAACAAAATGCTATGTTTGCCCTCAAAAATCCCTCCAATTCCTCCTTCTCGTCAACTTCAAATCCTGCAAAACCGCCGAATTGA